From the Pseudoalteromonas tunicata genome, one window contains:
- the ruvX gene encoding Holliday junction resolvase RuvX, translating into MAKRPLKNIGERTVLGFDFGTRSIGIAVGQEITGSASPLKAINARDGIPNWDEIAAIVNEWQPDLLVVGLPLNMDGTNQEVTFQAKKFANRLHNNYGLPVETQDERLTTADAKSQLFAQGGFKKLTKGNVDSMSALLILESYFENQYGS; encoded by the coding sequence ATGGCAAAGCGGCCATTAAAAAACATCGGTGAACGCACCGTACTCGGATTTGATTTTGGCACTCGCAGCATTGGTATTGCTGTTGGCCAAGAAATTACTGGCTCTGCATCACCACTAAAAGCAATCAATGCCCGTGATGGTATTCCTAATTGGGATGAAATTGCAGCCATAGTAAATGAATGGCAACCCGACTTATTAGTTGTTGGCTTACCACTGAATATGGATGGCACAAATCAAGAGGTGACATTCCAAGCTAAAAAGTTTGCCAACCGCTTACACAACAATTATGGCCTGCCAGTTGAAACCCAAGATGAGCGTTTAACCACCGCAGATGCAAAATCGCAACTATTTGCCCAAGGCGGTTTTAAAAAACTCACTAAAGGAAATGTTGATAGTATGTCGGCACTGCTAATTTTAGAAAGTTATTTTGAAAATCAATATGGTAGTTAG
- the proC gene encoding pyrroline-5-carboxylate reductase, with translation MSQTNIAFIGTGNMSYAIIGGMIKNGFNASQIIATNRNQTKLDKVASDFGVQTQTDNLIALAQADIIVLSVKPQMMAELCQTFANSGIDYSNKVFVSVAAGITVKRLREMLRSDVKLIRCMPNTPSLLGKGVSGLFSAGTSDAENSTVTEIFSSTGIVMWLEQESQINDIIAVTGSSPAYFFLFMEAIESKAKALGFTPEQARLLVQQTAMGAAQMVESQSIEISELRNNVTSKGGTTAQAIAHFQQHNLTQTVADAMDACIARAEQMETEL, from the coding sequence ATGTCTCAAACAAACATTGCATTTATTGGCACCGGTAATATGAGCTATGCCATTATCGGAGGTATGATTAAAAATGGCTTTAATGCCTCACAGATTATTGCCACTAATCGCAACCAAACCAAACTTGATAAAGTCGCCAGCGACTTTGGTGTACAAACCCAAACCGACAATTTAATCGCCCTTGCACAAGCCGACATCATAGTACTATCGGTTAAACCGCAAATGATGGCTGAGCTTTGCCAAACATTTGCTAATTCTGGCATCGATTATAGCAATAAGGTGTTTGTATCTGTTGCAGCAGGCATTACTGTTAAACGTTTACGTGAAATGCTACGCAGTGACGTTAAGCTTATTCGTTGTATGCCCAATACCCCATCTTTGCTGGGCAAAGGGGTTTCTGGTTTGTTTTCAGCAGGTACTAGTGATGCTGAAAATAGCACAGTCACAGAGATTTTCAGCAGCACAGGTATTGTAATGTGGTTAGAGCAAGAGTCACAAATCAACGATATTATTGCAGTAACCGGCTCATCTCCGGCTTATTTCTTTTTGTTTATGGAAGCAATAGAAAGCAAAGCTAAAGCCTTAGGATTTACCCCAGAACAAGCGCGATTATTAGTGCAACAAACTGCGATGGGCGCTGCGCAAATGGTCGAAAGCCAAAGCATCGAAATCAGTGAGCTGCGTAATAACGTGACATCAAAAGGAGGCACAACCGCCCAAGCGATTGCACATTTTCAACAACACAATTTAACCCAAACTGTTGCCGATGCGATGGATGCGTGTATCGCCCGCGCAGAGCAAATGGAAACCGAACTTTAA
- a CDS encoding DUF4426 domain-containing protein has translation MFTRFLTLCSSFLLLAFSLASQAEDQGGQFKNLGDWEVHYIAFPSTFLQPNIAKSYGLERSKFTGVVNISVLDSRTKDKVAQRVTIKGKARNLLGNTIDLEFKEVVEGDAVYYLAPIKFYNEEVYRFEIDLQQDRQIQQLTFQQKFYVD, from the coding sequence ATGTTTACCCGTTTTTTAACCTTGTGTAGTAGCTTTCTTTTACTGGCATTTTCACTTGCTAGCCAAGCTGAAGATCAAGGTGGACAATTTAAAAACTTAGGCGATTGGGAAGTGCATTACATTGCTTTTCCATCGACATTCTTACAACCAAACATTGCAAAAAGCTATGGCTTAGAACGCAGTAAGTTTACTGGTGTTGTTAATATTTCGGTACTTGATAGCCGCACAAAAGACAAAGTAGCTCAGCGCGTTACCATCAAGGGTAAAGCCCGTAATCTCCTTGGTAATACAATAGATCTAGAATTTAAAGAGGTCGTTGAAGGTGACGCCGTTTATTATCTTGCGCCGATTAAATTCTACAACGAAGAAGTTTATCGCTTTGAAATAGATTTACAGCAAGACAGACAAATTCAGCAATTAACATTTCAGCAAAAATTCTACGTCGATTAA
- a CDS encoding SelT/SelW/SelH family protein, giving the protein MKPTITIHYCVLCQWMLRASWLAQELLSTFSDELEQVALKPASKGIFKIYYNDIQIWCRVEDEGFPEAKILKRRVRDILDPERDLGHVDK; this is encoded by the coding sequence ATGAAACCAACAATTACTATTCATTATTGTGTACTGTGCCAATGGATGTTACGTGCGTCGTGGCTTGCACAAGAGTTGCTCAGTACTTTTAGTGATGAGCTTGAACAAGTGGCATTAAAACCTGCGAGTAAAGGCATCTTTAAAATTTATTACAACGACATTCAAATTTGGTGCCGAGTTGAAGATGAGGGGTTTCCTGAAGCTAAAATACTAAAACGTCGGGTCCGCGATATTTTGGATCCTGAGCGAGATTTAGGTCATGTAGACAAGTGA
- the yggU gene encoding DUF167 family protein YggU, producing the protein MNAVAWQAEILTLRLYVQPKASQDKFIGLHGNELKVAITAPPVDGQANSHLIKFLAKQCKVAKNQVCIKKGLQGRHKEVQISKPEYIPIAISTLIANSPKL; encoded by the coding sequence ATGAACGCTGTTGCTTGGCAAGCCGAAATCCTAACGCTTAGGCTTTATGTTCAACCTAAAGCAAGTCAGGATAAATTTATTGGCTTACATGGCAACGAGCTTAAAGTGGCCATCACCGCACCACCGGTCGATGGCCAAGCAAACAGTCATTTAATTAAGTTTTTGGCGAAACAATGCAAAGTGGCTAAAAACCAAGTTTGCATTAAAAAAGGACTTCAAGGTCGCCACAAAGAAGTACAGATCAGCAAACCTGAGTACATCCCCATAGCGATTAGCACGTTAATAGCCAACTCGCCAAAGCTCTAA
- a CDS encoding type IV pilus twitching motility protein PilT — protein MDITELLAFSVQHKASDLHLSSGVSPMIRVDGDVRRINIPVLEAKDVNGLVYDIMNDKQRKEYEENLECDFSFEVPNLARFRVNAFNSNRGPAAVFRTIPSDILSLDDLGAPDIFKTISDNPRGLVLVTGPTGSGKSTTLAAMVDYINRNKHHHILTIEDPIEFVHQNKLCLINQREVHRDTKSFSAALRSALREDPDVILVGELRDLETIRLAMTAAETGHLVFGTLHTTSAPKTIDRIIDVFPGEEKDMVRSMLSESLRAVISQTLLKKISGGRVAAHEIMIGVPAIRNLIREDKIAQMYSTIQTGASHGMQTMDQCLMNLLNRGIISQSQAQSKAHDKAQFGGTGN, from the coding sequence ATGGATATTACCGAATTACTCGCTTTTAGTGTGCAACATAAGGCGTCCGATTTACATTTATCGTCGGGTGTCTCACCTATGATCCGAGTTGATGGTGATGTACGGCGCATAAATATTCCAGTCCTCGAAGCCAAAGACGTCAATGGACTGGTCTATGACATTATGAATGATAAACAGCGTAAAGAATACGAAGAAAATCTGGAGTGTGACTTTTCATTCGAAGTCCCCAATCTAGCACGTTTTCGTGTCAATGCCTTTAATTCTAACCGTGGTCCTGCTGCGGTATTTCGTACCATTCCAAGTGATATATTATCGCTAGATGATTTAGGTGCGCCGGATATTTTTAAAACCATTTCAGATAATCCTCGGGGTTTGGTATTAGTGACGGGGCCTACGGGTTCGGGTAAATCGACCACTTTAGCTGCTATGGTTGATTATATTAATCGTAATAAACATCATCATATTTTAACCATTGAAGACCCTATCGAGTTTGTGCATCAAAATAAGTTATGCCTAATTAACCAACGTGAAGTGCATCGCGATACCAAAAGTTTTAGTGCGGCTCTTCGAAGCGCATTACGTGAAGATCCTGATGTGATTCTAGTCGGTGAGTTACGTGACCTTGAAACCATTCGCCTTGCCATGACAGCGGCAGAAACGGGTCACTTAGTATTTGGCACCTTGCATACCACCTCAGCGCCTAAAACCATTGACCGTATTATCGACGTTTTTCCAGGCGAAGAAAAAGATATGGTAAGGTCGATGTTATCTGAGTCGTTGCGGGCTGTTATTTCCCAAACCTTATTGAAGAAAATTAGTGGTGGGCGAGTCGCAGCCCATGAAATCATGATCGGTGTACCGGCCATTCGAAATTTAATTCGTGAAGATAAGATTGCGCAAATGTATTCGACTATTCAAACCGGTGCGTCGCATGGGATGCAAACTATGGATCAATGTTTAATGAATTTGCTTAATCGCGGCATTATCAGTCAATCACAAGCGCAGTCAAAAGCTCACGATAAAGCGCAATTTGGCGGTACAGGAAATTAA
- the metH gene encoding methionine synthase translates to MSKKISVFTNVGERTNVTGSAKFKRLIMDEDYEAALSVAREQVENGAQIIDINMDEAMLDSKAAMVKFLNLIASEPDISRVPIMVDSSKWDVIEAGLKCIQGKAIVNSISLKEGEEPFIRQAKLIKRYGAAAVVMAFDETGQAETADRKFSICERSYRLLVDKIGFPPEDIIFDPNIFAVATGIEEHDNYAVEFIEGTRRIKAGLPHCKVSGGVSNVSFSFRGNDPVREAIHSVFLYHAIKAGMDMGIVNAGQLAVYDDIPAELRQAVEDVVLNKDPGAGERLVELAPKYSGMAQAERVEDLLWRSWPVAKRLEHALVKGITDYIEEDTEECRQGFARPIEVIEGPLMDGMNVVGDLFGEGKMFLPQVVKSARVMKRAVAYLNPYIDALKEVGATNGKIVMATVKGDVHDIGKNIVGVVLQCNNYDVIDLGVMVPADKILQTAIDEKADAIGLSGLITPSLDEMVHVAKEMTRRGFTIPLLIGGATTSKAHTAVKIEPQYDKGVIYVNNASRAVGVVSALLSDTQKPEFIERTKKEYVVVRDQQARKRPRSRAVTIEQARANGAQLDWQNYTPPVPKKLGVTEFKNVSIATLRQYIDWTPYFMTWSIAGKYPRILHDEIVGEQAQSLFADANAMLDEFEKSGALQPLGVIGLFPANRVGDDIEIYTDETRTEVMALSCHLRQQTEKTDFANYCLADYIAPKGIPDYFGAFAVTGGLEEDDLAQAFDDQQDDYNKIMVKAVADRLAEAFAEYLHQQVRKEYWGYAPDESLSNEELIRENYQGIRPAPGYPACPEHTEKKKIWQLLDTQSRIGMALTSSYAMWPGAAVSGWYFSHPEAKYYAVATIQQDQVADYAKRTNMTLTEAERWLSPNLGYEPQQ, encoded by the coding sequence ATGAGTAAAAAAATATCGGTTTTCACCAATGTCGGTGAACGTACAAACGTAACAGGTTCGGCCAAGTTTAAACGTTTGATCATGGATGAAGACTACGAAGCCGCACTGAGTGTAGCCCGTGAGCAAGTTGAAAATGGCGCGCAAATTATCGATATCAACATGGATGAAGCCATGTTGGATTCGAAAGCGGCAATGGTAAAATTTTTAAATCTAATTGCCTCTGAGCCTGATATCTCTCGTGTGCCTATTATGGTCGACTCATCGAAATGGGACGTCATTGAAGCGGGATTAAAATGCATTCAGGGTAAGGCAATCGTTAACTCTATCTCGTTAAAAGAAGGTGAAGAGCCGTTTATTCGCCAAGCTAAGTTGATTAAACGCTACGGTGCAGCTGCGGTAGTGATGGCGTTTGATGAAACCGGCCAGGCTGAAACAGCAGATCGCAAATTCTCAATATGTGAACGCTCTTATCGATTACTCGTTGATAAAATTGGCTTTCCACCAGAAGATATTATTTTCGATCCAAATATTTTTGCAGTTGCAACTGGAATTGAAGAACACGATAACTACGCGGTTGAATTTATTGAAGGTACCCGTCGCATCAAAGCAGGTTTACCTCATTGTAAAGTCTCGGGTGGGGTGTCGAACGTTTCCTTTTCGTTTCGTGGTAATGACCCTGTGCGTGAAGCAATTCATTCGGTGTTTTTATATCATGCCATTAAAGCAGGCATGGATATGGGCATTGTTAATGCCGGTCAATTGGCTGTGTATGATGATATTCCCGCAGAGCTACGCCAAGCCGTTGAAGACGTAGTACTTAATAAAGACCCAGGTGCCGGTGAGCGGCTGGTGGAACTTGCGCCAAAATATTCAGGCATGGCACAAGCTGAACGAGTTGAAGATTTACTGTGGCGTAGCTGGCCTGTTGCTAAGCGTTTAGAGCATGCGCTTGTTAAAGGAATTACTGATTACATCGAAGAAGATACCGAAGAATGTCGCCAAGGTTTTGCCCGCCCAATCGAAGTAATTGAAGGGCCGCTGATGGACGGCATGAATGTGGTCGGTGATTTATTTGGTGAAGGTAAAATGTTTTTACCCCAAGTGGTTAAATCGGCGCGGGTGATGAAACGCGCGGTGGCTTACTTAAATCCATATATCGATGCCTTAAAAGAAGTGGGCGCCACAAACGGTAAAATCGTGATGGCAACCGTGAAAGGCGACGTGCATGATATTGGTAAAAATATCGTGGGCGTGGTATTGCAATGTAATAACTATGACGTGATTGATTTGGGCGTGATGGTGCCTGCGGATAAAATTTTACAAACCGCCATTGATGAAAAAGCCGATGCAATTGGCTTATCGGGTTTAATTACCCCATCACTGGATGAAATGGTCCATGTTGCCAAAGAAATGACTCGACGCGGTTTTACCATTCCATTGTTGATTGGTGGTGCAACGACCTCAAAAGCCCATACCGCAGTCAAAATTGAACCGCAGTACGACAAGGGCGTGATTTATGTCAATAACGCCAGCCGTGCGGTAGGCGTGGTATCGGCATTACTAAGTGATACGCAAAAACCTGAATTTATTGAACGTACTAAAAAAGAATACGTAGTAGTTCGCGACCAGCAAGCGCGTAAACGCCCACGCTCTCGTGCGGTTACTATTGAACAAGCCCGTGCAAACGGCGCACAATTAGATTGGCAAAACTACACGCCGCCAGTGCCTAAAAAACTCGGTGTGACAGAGTTTAAAAATGTTTCTATTGCCACACTTCGCCAATATATCGATTGGACGCCGTATTTTATGACGTGGTCAATCGCTGGGAAGTATCCGCGTATTTTGCATGACGAAATCGTGGGGGAGCAAGCGCAAAGCCTATTTGCTGATGCCAATGCCATGCTTGATGAGTTTGAAAAATCAGGTGCACTACAACCTTTAGGGGTCATTGGTTTATTCCCTGCTAATCGGGTTGGTGATGACATTGAGATTTATACCGATGAAACCCGTACCGAAGTAATGGCCTTGTCGTGCCATTTACGCCAGCAAACGGAAAAAACAGACTTTGCTAACTACTGTTTAGCTGATTACATCGCACCAAAAGGAATACCTGATTATTTTGGCGCGTTTGCGGTAACCGGTGGTCTTGAAGAAGATGATTTAGCGCAAGCGTTTGATGATCAACAAGATGATTATAATAAAATCATGGTTAAAGCAGTGGCCGATCGGTTAGCTGAGGCATTTGCCGAATATTTACATCAGCAAGTGCGTAAAGAATATTGGGGTTATGCGCCCGATGAAAGTTTAAGCAATGAAGAGTTAATTCGCGAAAATTACCAAGGTATTCGTCCTGCACCGGGTTATCCTGCGTGTCCTGAACATACTGAGAAAAAGAAAATTTGGCAGCTGCTTGATACGCAATCACGCATTGGTATGGCGCTGACAAGTTCTTATGCTATGTGGCCAGGCGCTGCGGTATCTGGCTGGTATTTCTCGCATCCAGAGGCAAAATATTACGCGGTTGCGACCATTCAACAAGACCAGGTTGCCGACTACGCTAAGCGAACCAACATGACGCTCACTGAAGCCGAGCGTTGGTTATCACCTAATTTAGGGTATGAACCACAACAATAG
- a CDS encoding YggT family protein has product MNAFQFLVEIVFDLFLMVVLLRFWLQLVKADFYNPLSQFVIKATAPLVNPLRRIIPGLGGVDLASLVLAFIIAFAKISTVMLLFSAQFDPVNAVILGALTLLKEAFNLVFWVLILRAILSWVSQGNNPIEAVFHQLTEPMCRPIRKILPPLGGLDLSILVLIIGLQFLQILFMDLIR; this is encoded by the coding sequence ATGAATGCATTCCAATTTTTAGTCGAAATTGTTTTTGATTTATTTTTAATGGTGGTATTGCTACGTTTTTGGTTACAGCTGGTCAAAGCAGATTTTTACAATCCTTTAAGTCAGTTTGTTATTAAAGCCACCGCACCGTTAGTTAACCCATTACGCCGCATTATTCCGGGTTTAGGTGGCGTTGACTTGGCCAGTTTAGTACTGGCATTTATTATTGCATTTGCAAAAATAAGCACGGTGATGTTGTTGTTTTCAGCTCAATTTGATCCTGTTAACGCTGTAATTTTAGGCGCGCTAACATTATTAAAAGAAGCATTTAACCTAGTTTTTTGGGTATTAATTTTACGGGCTATTTTAAGCTGGGTCAGCCAAGGCAATAATCCAATTGAAGCGGTATTTCATCAATTAACCGAGCCTATGTGTCGCCCAATCCGTAAAATTTTGCCACCGCTAGGCGGGTTAGACCTCTCCATCTTGGTGCTAATTATTGGCTTACAATTTCTACAAATTTTATTTATGGATTTAATTCGTTAA
- a CDS encoding YggS family pyridoxal phosphate-dependent enzyme: protein MTKTPQLSDNYMVTIAERLNSAYARIAQAEKNHQKPAKSVSLLAVSKTKPAQLIIDAYHAGHRKFGESYVQEAVEKIQQIPFNDIEWHFIGPIQSNKTKAIAEHFSWVQSIERPKIAERLNQQRPTNLPPLNVLIQVNISGEQSKSGCNLADVAALSAHISQSKQLVLRGLMAIPAPSDDQAQLIASFSQLKTCFDTLKAQYPSIDTLSMGMSADVEAAIAAGSTMVRIGTDIFGAREYPVEQH from the coding sequence ATGACTAAAACTCCACAACTATCTGATAATTATATGGTTACAATAGCAGAACGACTTAATTCCGCATACGCTAGAATTGCCCAAGCCGAAAAAAATCATCAAAAACCAGCCAAAAGCGTGAGCTTGCTGGCGGTGAGTAAAACCAAACCAGCACAGCTAATCATAGATGCTTATCACGCTGGACACCGAAAATTTGGCGAATCTTATGTCCAAGAAGCGGTAGAAAAAATCCAACAAATCCCATTTAACGACATTGAGTGGCACTTTATTGGCCCTATTCAATCAAACAAAACCAAAGCCATTGCTGAGCATTTTTCTTGGGTGCAAAGTATTGAACGCCCTAAAATTGCAGAACGACTTAATCAACAGCGCCCAACTAACTTACCGCCATTAAATGTACTTATTCAAGTGAATATTTCTGGTGAGCAAAGCAAGTCAGGTTGCAACTTAGCTGATGTGGCCGCACTTAGCGCACACATTAGCCAAAGCAAACAATTAGTCTTACGCGGCTTAATGGCTATTCCTGCACCAAGCGATGACCAAGCGCAACTCATCGCAAGCTTTAGTCAATTAAAAACTTGCTTTGATACACTTAAAGCCCAATATCCCTCTATAGATACTTTATCTATGGGAATGAGCGCTGACGTTGAGGCTGCCATTGCAGCAGGCTCAACCATGGTTAGAATTGGTACTGATATTTTTGGTGCGCGCGAGTACCCTGTAGAACAACACTAA
- a CDS encoding homocysteine S-methyltransferase family protein, producing MPNKDKSAQLKAALQQRILILDGAMGTMIQQHKLEEEDYRGERFADWHILIKGNNDLLTLTQPEIIAKIHRDYLLAGADIIETNTFNSTTISMEDYEMGHLSREINLESAKLARKVCDEIEALDPSRPRYVAGVLGPTSKTCSISPDVNDPGFRNVTFDALVAAYVESTLALMEGGADIILIETIFDTLNSKAASFAVEEAFEQAGRTLPVMISGTITDASGRTLSGQTTEAFYNSIRHIKPIAIGLNCALGPDLLRQYVEELSRVCETYTSVHPNAGLPNEFGEYDLEAPEMAAEIIDWGKTGFINIVGGCCGTTPLHIKAFADGLANVPPRPLPELEVRMRLSGLEACNLN from the coding sequence ATGCCGAATAAAGATAAATCAGCTCAGCTTAAAGCTGCGTTGCAACAGCGTATTTTAATTTTAGATGGCGCCATGGGCACCATGATCCAGCAGCATAAATTAGAAGAAGAAGATTACCGTGGTGAGCGATTTGCTGACTGGCACATTTTAATTAAAGGCAATAATGATTTATTGACCTTAACTCAACCAGAGATCATTGCAAAAATCCATCGTGATTATTTACTGGCCGGTGCTGACATCATCGAAACCAATACCTTTAACTCGACTACTATTTCGATGGAAGATTATGAAATGGGGCATTTAAGTCGAGAGATTAATCTGGAATCGGCCAAATTAGCGCGTAAAGTCTGTGATGAAATCGAAGCGCTTGACCCAAGTCGACCGCGTTATGTTGCTGGTGTGCTTGGCCCAACGTCAAAAACCTGCTCAATTTCACCGGATGTAAATGACCCCGGTTTTCGAAATGTGACGTTTGATGCCTTGGTGGCTGCATATGTTGAGTCGACGCTTGCGTTAATGGAAGGCGGTGCAGACATTATTTTGATTGAAACTATTTTTGATACTCTAAATTCTAAAGCAGCGTCGTTTGCAGTTGAAGAAGCATTTGAGCAAGCAGGGCGCACTTTGCCAGTAATGATTTCAGGCACTATTACCGATGCGTCGGGCCGGACTTTATCGGGCCAAACGACTGAAGCATTTTATAACTCAATTCGCCACATTAAACCGATTGCTATCGGTTTAAACTGCGCCTTGGGCCCAGATTTACTGCGCCAATATGTTGAAGAATTATCGCGCGTTTGTGAAACCTATACCTCAGTGCATCCTAATGCAGGTTTACCTAATGAATTTGGTGAATACGATTTAGAAGCACCAGAAATGGCCGCTGAAATTATTGATTGGGGTAAAACAGGATTTATTAATATTGTTGGTGGCTGTTGTGGCACCACACCTTTACATATCAAGGCATTTGCTGATGGTTTAGCAAATGTACCTCCTCGTCCATTACCAGAGCTTGAAGTCAGGATGCGCTTATCTGGTTTAGAAGCGTGCAATCTGAACTAA
- a CDS encoding PilT/PilU family type 4a pilus ATPase, with product MTNLNFYLSQMLTRGASDLFVSTFMPVSAKINGELTHLDNNSLSEEQALALVESAMSEKQKKEYHDTKECNFAIATEEGRFRISAFWQRDKAGMVVRRIVSSIPDVNDLGLPPVLTDVIMSKRGLVLFVGGTGTGKSTSLAALIGYRNRNQRGHILTIEDPIEFVHEHQKSIVTQREVGLDTESFESALKSSLRQAPDVILIGEIRSQETMEYALSFAETGHLCVATLHANNANQAIDRIMHLVPKEKHDKLKYDLALNLRAIVAQQLVPTADGNGRVAAIEVLLNSPMIAELIKKGDIGGIKETMAKSREMGMQTFDQALFEHYQRHRINYADALHHADSPNDLRLMIKLRNNEQQGAGFLQGVTIDGLGNDPKN from the coding sequence ATGACTAATTTAAATTTTTATTTAAGCCAAATGCTTACTCGCGGAGCATCCGATTTATTTGTCTCAACCTTTATGCCGGTCAGTGCCAAAATCAATGGTGAGCTTACGCATTTAGACAATAATAGTTTATCTGAAGAGCAAGCACTTGCTTTAGTTGAATCTGCGATGTCAGAAAAGCAGAAAAAAGAGTATCACGATACTAAAGAGTGTAACTTTGCGATTGCCACCGAAGAGGGACGTTTTCGTATTTCTGCTTTTTGGCAACGTGATAAAGCGGGTATGGTGGTCAGGCGTATTGTGAGTTCTATTCCTGATGTGAATGACTTAGGCTTGCCGCCAGTATTAACCGATGTGATCATGTCAAAACGGGGTTTAGTACTGTTTGTTGGTGGTACTGGTACAGGTAAATCAACTTCTCTAGCGGCGTTAATTGGTTATCGTAATCGGAATCAACGTGGCCATATTTTAACGATTGAAGACCCAATTGAATTTGTTCATGAGCACCAAAAAAGTATTGTTACGCAACGTGAAGTTGGCTTAGATACAGAAAGCTTTGAATCGGCATTAAAAAGTTCATTACGCCAAGCGCCAGATGTTATCTTAATTGGTGAAATTCGCTCACAAGAAACCATGGAATACGCATTAAGTTTTGCAGAAACGGGGCATTTATGTGTTGCAACCTTACATGCGAATAACGCTAATCAGGCAATTGACCGGATCATGCACTTAGTACCAAAAGAAAAGCACGATAAACTAAAATATGATTTGGCACTCAATTTACGCGCTATTGTTGCTCAGCAATTAGTGCCCACAGCTGATGGTAATGGTCGAGTTGCAGCAATTGAAGTACTTCTTAATTCGCCGATGATTGCAGAGCTAATTAAAAAAGGCGACATTGGTGGTATTAAAGAAACCATGGCTAAATCGCGCGAAATGGGGATGCAAACATTCGATCAAGCCTTGTTTGAGCATTATCAGCGCCATCGTATTAATTACGCGGACGCATTACATCATGCTGATTCTCCAAATGATTTAAGGCTGATGATTAAATTGCGTAACAATGAACAGCAAGGCGCTGGATTCTTACAAGGCGTAACGATAGATGGTTTAGGTAACGATCCTAAAAATTAG
- a CDS encoding homoserine O-succinyltransferase, with product MPITVLDELPAIAQLRNENVFVMPKSRAQTQEIRPMQLAILNLMPNKVETEVQFIRLLANSPLQVNVDLLRLDTHRSKNTSEQHLDTFYRYFSEIKQNNYDALIITGAPLAHLEFEDVAYWQELTTIFDWAEQHVTSTLFSCWAAHAALYYHYGLKRKLRQDKLCGVFKHQCFFEHAALTRGFDDDFLVPHSRYGHIDLVDIEPIEELAILAGSERVGAYLLKNTSGSQVYITGHPEYDAHILKGEYIRDCAKGPNAPKPENYFIDDNPDSKPSKTWQSHAFLLFSNWLNYYVYQTTPYDINLVSQDVRTNNYAE from the coding sequence ATGCCAATTACTGTCCTTGATGAACTGCCTGCGATTGCACAATTACGCAATGAAAATGTGTTTGTGATGCCAAAAAGTCGCGCTCAAACCCAAGAAATTCGACCTATGCAGTTGGCTATCTTAAATTTGATGCCCAACAAAGTTGAGACAGAAGTGCAGTTTATTCGCCTATTGGCTAACTCTCCTTTGCAAGTTAATGTTGATTTACTGCGCCTTGATACTCACCGCAGTAAAAACACATCAGAACAACATCTTGATACTTTTTATCGTTATTTCTCTGAAATTAAGCAAAATAACTACGATGCTTTGATTATTACAGGTGCGCCTTTAGCGCATTTAGAGTTTGAAGACGTGGCCTATTGGCAAGAGCTGACCACTATTTTTGATTGGGCAGAGCAGCATGTAACCTCAACGTTGTTTTCGTGTTGGGCTGCGCATGCTGCACTTTATTACCATTATGGATTAAAGCGAAAACTGCGCCAAGACAAGCTTTGTGGGGTGTTTAAGCATCAATGTTTCTTTGAACATGCGGCACTTACTCGTGGTTTTGACGATGACTTTTTAGTGCCTCACTCTCGTTATGGCCATATCGATTTAGTTGATATTGAACCAATTGAAGAGCTTGCGATACTTGCGGGTTCTGAGCGTGTTGGTGCCTATTTATTAAAAAACACCAGCGGCAGCCAAGTGTATATTACAGGCCATCCTGAATATGACGCTCATATCTTAAAAGGGGAGTATATTCGCGATTGCGCTAAGGGCCCTAACGCACCTAAGCCTGAAAATTATTTCATCGATGATAACCCCGATAGCAAGCCATCAAAAACATGGCAGAGCCATGCCTTTTTATTGTTTTCAAATTGGCTCAATTATTACGTGTATCAGACCACTCCGTATGATATTAACTTAGTTAGCCAAGATGTAAGGACTAACAACTATGCCGAATAA